The genomic window GGAGCGCCTCGTCGAGATCGCCGACCTGGTGGCGGTGTCGATCGACAATGCGACGCGCGCCTTCAGCCACTCCGACGTCTCGCTCGCCGAGACGGTCATCGCCGACGATGACAAGATCGACCTCGCGGCCGCCGAGCTCGACGAGCTCGCCATCAACATCCTCGCCCGTCAGCAGCCGGTCGCCCGCGACCTGCGCATCGTCGTCAGCGCCCTCCGCATCAGCGCCTCGCTCGAGCGCATGGGCGACATGTCGGAGCACATCGCCCAGCTCGCCCGCTACAGGTTCCCCGACAAGGTCGTGCCGAAGAGCCTGCGCCCGATCTTCACCGAGATGGGCCAGCTCGACGTCGAGATCGCCCGCAAGCTCGTCGAGCTGCTCAAGACCGAGGACGTCGCGATCGCGGAGCAGATCCGCAACGAGGACGACCGGATCGACGCCCTGCACCTCAGCGTCTTCGACAAGGTGCTCGGCGAGACCTGGAAGGGCCAGGCCGTCGACACGGTCGACGCCACCCTCGCCTCGCGCTACCACGAGCGCTTCGCCGACCACGCCGTCTCGATCGCCAAGAAGGTGCAGTACCTGGCGACCGGCGACTGGGTGCCGGTCGACGCGTAACCCCCGCCGCGCTCGCTAGAGCAGCGGCATCTGGTCGATGACCCGACGGCGCGAGCCGTCGCCCTCCGGCGCGCAGTCGAGGATCGCGACGGCGCGCAGCTCGACGCGCTCGCCGCGCTCGATGCGCTCCTCCGCGGTGATCGAGACGGCGGGGCGGAACCCGCGGCCCACGCGGCCCGGGTCGTCGACCCGCACCCCGAGGTCGCGCAGCTCTCCGATGAGGGCGCGGTGGGCATCCACGATCTCGCCCGCCTCGTCGAGCAGCGTCACCTCGGTGCCGTCGTCGTGCTCTTCGTCGTCGCCCCCGCGCGCGGCGAAGCCGGGGAACGCTGCGACCGCCTGCTCGACGGCCTCGGCGACCTGCCCGAGATCGGCATCGGTCGACGCGCTCGAGAGCAGGGTGACGTGCAGCGGCAGCGCTCCGGCGGCGTACTCGCTGTCGAGCGCGACCGGCTCGAGGAACGAGACGACCGCGAAGCGCAACACCGCTACTTCTTGCCCTGGGCGGCGACGGCCGCGGCGCCCGCGGCGGCGGCCTCCGGGTCGAGGTACTCGGCGGGCTTCACCGGGCGGAACGCGTCGTCGAGCTCGTAGACGAGCGGGATGCCCGTGGGGATGTTGAGCGCCGCGATGTCGTCGTCGGCGATGCCGTCGAGGTGCTTCACGAGCGCGCGCAGCGAGTTGCCGTGGGCGGTGACGAGCACGGGCGCACCGGTGGCGAGATCCTTCGTGATGTCGCTCTCCCAGTAGGGCAGCATG from Microcella daejeonensis includes these protein-coding regions:
- the phoU gene encoding phosphate signaling complex protein PhoU → MREVFQQELREVQERLVEIADLVAVSIDNATRAFSHSDVSLAETVIADDDKIDLAAAELDELAINILARQQPVARDLRIVVSALRISASLERMGDMSEHIAQLARYRFPDKVVPKSLRPIFTEMGQLDVEIARKLVELLKTEDVAIAEQIRNEDDRIDALHLSVFDKVLGETWKGQAVDTVDATLASRYHERFADHAVSIAKKVQYLATGDWVPVDA